A window from Luteibacter flocculans encodes these proteins:
- a CDS encoding GNAT family N-acetyltransferase, translating into MAFVNQLEPDALLEQFERHPPHDFVPVRAADGAPLFVAPFDLLTTADADLRKRVASLPLQRWLRRLLTPRTCFAGTTISEYALFSASSDPTTVPTAWARTFGREYPLLIVKDLALDSPLTTQADRSWTARFLDAARDAGYLIVEGQALAYVPIDFMSIDDYLSRLSASRRKNLRRKLRSRERLDIHRLETGATFASDAVVDAYYALFENVRAQGEMQFDKPTREFFAAVLRQPGGIVFSYRAEGTLIGWNLCYEHGGNLLDKYVGFAYPMARELDLYFVSWFVNLEYALERGLQFYVAGWTDPEVKASLGAKFHLTRHAVFVRHPLLRAVLRRFAHHFESDSQWGTPDAVASRS; encoded by the coding sequence GTGGCCTTCGTAAACCAGCTCGAGCCTGACGCGCTGCTCGAGCAGTTCGAGCGCCATCCGCCGCACGACTTCGTCCCCGTTCGTGCGGCGGATGGCGCGCCACTTTTCGTGGCGCCGTTCGATCTTTTGACCACCGCCGACGCCGACCTGCGCAAGCGCGTCGCGTCGCTGCCGCTGCAGCGTTGGCTTCGTCGCCTGCTTACGCCGCGAACCTGCTTCGCCGGTACGACCATCTCGGAATATGCGCTGTTCTCGGCGTCGAGCGATCCGACGACCGTGCCCACGGCGTGGGCGCGCACGTTCGGTCGCGAGTATCCGTTGCTGATCGTGAAGGATCTCGCACTGGATTCGCCGCTCACCACGCAGGCCGATCGGTCGTGGACAGCGCGCTTTCTCGATGCCGCGCGTGATGCCGGCTATCTCATCGTCGAGGGACAGGCATTGGCCTATGTGCCGATCGACTTCATGTCGATCGACGACTATCTTTCACGGCTGTCCGCGTCGCGGCGGAAGAACCTCCGGCGCAAGCTGCGTTCGCGCGAACGCCTCGATATCCACCGCCTGGAGACGGGGGCGACTTTCGCCAGCGATGCCGTCGTCGATGCGTATTACGCACTGTTCGAGAACGTTCGCGCACAGGGCGAGATGCAGTTCGACAAGCCCACGCGCGAGTTCTTCGCGGCCGTGTTGCGGCAACCCGGCGGCATCGTGTTCAGCTACCGAGCGGAAGGCACACTGATCGGCTGGAACCTCTGCTACGAGCATGGCGGGAACCTGCTCGACAAGTACGTCGGGTTTGCCTACCCGATGGCGCGGGAACTCGATCTCTACTTCGTGAGTTGGTTCGTCAATCTGGAATACGCCCTGGAACGCGGGCTGCAGTTCTATGTCGCGGGATGGACCGATCCGGAGGTCAAGGCCTCGCTCGGTGCCAAGTTCCACCTGACGCGACACGCGGTGTTCGTGCGCCATCCGCTGCTTCGCGCGGTGCTCAGGCGCTTCGCGCATCATTTTGAATCTGACAGCCAATGGGGAACGCCGGATGCGGTCGCCAGTCGTTCTTGA
- a CDS encoding MtnX-like HAD-IB family phosphatase: MLSSPSWNILCDFDGTIAVEDVIDSLLDRFGRPGWEVLERDWRAGLIGSAVCMAGQVALLDMSHGELQEHLGGLRIDHGFAAFVRATIEHAIPMEIVSDGLDHAIHAILANHGIDGLSASANHLRQSAARRWELTSPFSVPGCRSGTCKCARVDAARQRGGKTLLIGDGASDFCAADRVDFVFAKNRLIEHCRAAGIPYAPIASFDEALALLPDLLDGRLPPRTVLPVPAPIHQETLA, from the coding sequence GTGCTCAGCTCTCCCTCCTGGAACATTCTCTGCGACTTCGACGGCACGATCGCCGTGGAGGACGTGATCGACTCCTTGCTCGATCGCTTCGGCCGTCCCGGCTGGGAGGTGCTCGAACGCGACTGGCGTGCGGGCCTCATCGGTTCTGCCGTGTGCATGGCGGGACAGGTGGCGCTGCTCGACATGAGCCACGGCGAACTCCAGGAACACCTGGGCGGGCTGCGCATCGACCACGGCTTTGCTGCGTTCGTGCGCGCCACCATCGAGCATGCCATCCCGATGGAAATCGTGAGCGACGGACTCGATCACGCCATCCACGCGATCCTCGCCAATCACGGTATCGACGGCTTGTCGGCATCGGCCAATCACCTGCGCCAGTCCGCTGCCCGCCGCTGGGAACTGACCTCGCCGTTCTCGGTGCCCGGTTGCCGCAGCGGTACCTGCAAGTGCGCGCGTGTGGACGCTGCACGCCAGCGCGGTGGCAAGACGCTGCTGATCGGCGACGGTGCCTCGGACTTCTGCGCCGCCGACCGCGTGGACTTCGTCTTCGCCAAGAACCGCCTTATCGAACATTGCCGCGCCGCCGGTATTCCGTACGCGCCGATCGCCAGCTTCGACGAAGCCCTGGCCCTGCTTCCCGACCTTCTCGACGGCCGGCTCCCGCCGCGCACCGTCCTGCCTGTTCCCGCGCCGATTCACCAGGAAACCCTCGCATGA
- a CDS encoding diguanylate cyclase domain-containing protein produces the protein MTSNRPKILVVDDTPANLVAMRRLLARADADIFEAASGNEALALCLDHQFALVLLDVNMPEMDGFEVAKLISESDHLSETPIIFVTAAYADDVNRIKGYTSGAVDYIAKPINDVILQSKVRVFLELYRARALLQQALDELSLRNEQLSAEVAERTRMEELVRHQATHDALTGIPNRVLFRDRLEAAIALAEERDAPFALAYIDIDGFKGVNDNEGHAAGDALLKVIAARIAGRTRASDTVARLGGDEFAVLLHDAPDASTALARCQTLCDVIAQPYTLDVGDRHVPAQVGASIGVTLYRAGAAYDDIVAAADEAMYTAKRSGKNRCVLG, from the coding sequence ATGACTTCGAACCGTCCCAAGATCCTCGTCGTCGACGATACGCCTGCGAATCTGGTGGCAATGCGTCGCCTGCTTGCGCGGGCGGATGCCGATATCTTCGAAGCCGCCAGCGGCAACGAAGCGCTGGCGCTGTGCCTCGATCACCAGTTCGCGCTGGTGCTGCTCGACGTCAACATGCCTGAGATGGACGGCTTCGAGGTGGCGAAGCTGATTTCCGAAAGCGATCATCTGAGCGAGACGCCCATCATCTTCGTCACGGCCGCCTACGCGGATGACGTCAACCGGATCAAGGGCTATACGTCGGGCGCGGTCGATTACATCGCCAAGCCAATCAACGACGTGATCCTGCAGTCGAAGGTCCGGGTTTTCCTGGAGCTGTACCGGGCGCGCGCACTGCTTCAACAGGCGCTCGACGAACTGTCGCTGCGCAACGAGCAGCTCAGTGCAGAGGTTGCCGAACGTACGCGCATGGAGGAGCTGGTTCGCCATCAGGCCACGCACGACGCGCTCACGGGCATACCCAACCGCGTGCTGTTCCGCGATCGCCTGGAAGCGGCTATCGCCCTTGCCGAGGAACGGGATGCGCCGTTCGCCCTAGCCTATATCGACATCGACGGTTTCAAGGGCGTCAACGACAACGAAGGCCATGCTGCCGGCGACGCGCTGCTCAAGGTGATCGCTGCGCGTATCGCCGGCCGCACGCGGGCGTCCGACACCGTGGCCCGGCTGGGCGGCGACGAGTTCGCCGTGCTGCTGCACGACGCCCCGGACGCCTCGACTGCCCTTGCCCGCTGCCAGACGCTCTGCGACGTGATCGCGCAGCCGTACACGCTGGACGTGGGCGACCGCCATGTGCCTGCGCAGGTCGGCGCAAGCATCGGTGTGACGCTCTATCGTGCCGGTGCCGCCTACGACGATATCGTCGCCGCGGCCGACGAAGCGATGTACACCGCCAAGCGCAGCGGAAAGAACCGCTGCGTGCTCGGCTGA
- a CDS encoding aspartate aminotransferase family protein yields MNILAKNPQLVIDDATLLADEAKYCSFGDTVHYVDPPKIFRHAEGSYIYDSENIPFLDLQMWYSAVNFGYGNKRLNDTLKAQIDLLPQVASQYLHQGKIELAKTIAVDAKQKFGLDGRVHFNVGGAQAVEDSLKLVRNARGGKSLMFAFEGGYHGRTLGASAITSSYRYRRRFGHFGERAMFIPFPYPFRRPKGMTPEEYSDACVRQFERLFETEYNGVWDPKVNEAEYAAFYVEPIQGTGGYVVPPKNFFIDLKKVLDKYGILMVVDEIQMGFWRTGKLWSIEHFGVQPDVLVFGKALTNGLNPLSGIWAREELINPTVFPPGSTHSTFNSNPLGTALGLEVIKMGYELDYGTKVAEKGKHFLDGLRDLQKRHKEIGDVDGLGLALRAEICTDDGFTPNKALLDRMVDIGLAGGLVHEGKKIGLVLDVGGWYKNVITFAPSLDISHEEIDLAIALLDQLITLAKRG; encoded by the coding sequence ATGAACATCCTCGCCAAGAATCCGCAGCTCGTCATCGACGACGCGACCCTGCTCGCCGACGAGGCGAAGTACTGCTCCTTCGGTGACACGGTGCATTACGTGGACCCGCCGAAGATCTTCCGTCACGCGGAAGGCAGCTACATCTACGACAGCGAAAACATCCCGTTCCTCGATCTGCAGATGTGGTACTCGGCCGTCAACTTCGGCTACGGCAACAAGCGCCTCAACGACACGCTCAAGGCGCAGATCGACCTGCTGCCGCAGGTAGCCAGCCAGTACCTGCACCAGGGCAAGATCGAACTCGCGAAGACGATCGCCGTGGATGCCAAGCAGAAGTTCGGTCTGGACGGTCGCGTGCATTTCAACGTCGGCGGCGCTCAGGCGGTCGAGGACTCCCTGAAGCTCGTGCGCAACGCGCGCGGCGGCAAGAGCCTCATGTTCGCGTTCGAGGGCGGCTATCACGGGCGCACGCTCGGCGCTTCGGCCATCACGTCCAGCTACCGCTACCGTCGCCGTTTCGGCCACTTCGGTGAGCGCGCGATGTTCATCCCGTTCCCGTATCCGTTCCGTCGCCCGAAGGGCATGACGCCCGAGGAATACTCGGACGCCTGCGTGCGCCAGTTCGAGCGTCTGTTCGAAACCGAATACAACGGCGTGTGGGACCCCAAGGTCAACGAGGCGGAATACGCGGCCTTCTACGTGGAGCCCATCCAGGGCACGGGTGGCTACGTCGTACCGCCGAAGAACTTCTTCATCGACTTGAAGAAGGTGCTCGACAAGTACGGCATCCTGATGGTTGTCGACGAAATCCAGATGGGCTTCTGGCGCACGGGCAAGCTCTGGTCGATCGAGCATTTCGGCGTGCAGCCGGACGTGCTCGTCTTCGGCAAGGCGCTGACCAACGGCCTCAATCCATTGTCCGGCATCTGGGCCCGCGAAGAGCTCATCAACCCGACGGTGTTCCCGCCCGGCTCCACGCATTCCACGTTCAATTCCAACCCGCTCGGTACGGCGCTGGGCCTGGAAGTGATCAAGATGGGCTACGAGCTCGACTACGGCACCAAGGTGGCGGAGAAGGGCAAGCACTTCCTGGACGGCCTGCGCGACCTGCAGAAGCGCCACAAGGAAATCGGTGACGTGGACGGCCTGGGCCTCGCCCTGCGTGCCGAAATCTGCACCGACGATGGCTTTACGCCGAACAAGGCGCTGCTCGACCGCATGGTCGACATCGGTCTGGCCGGCGGCCTGGTACACGAAGGAAAGAAGATCGGTCTCGTGCTCGACGTGGGCGGCTGGTACAAGAACGTGATCACGTTCGCCCCGTCGCTCGACATCAGTCACGAGGAAATCGACCTCGCCATCGCGTTGCTCGACCAGCTCATCACGCTGGCCAAGCGCGGCTGA
- a CDS encoding non-heme iron oxygenase ferredoxin subunit — translation MNGWVRVGTRGELLPGEFRVVWDGDTAIAVYNIDGDLYAIEDVCTHDGGELAGGPVEGFEVECVRHGARFDLRTGAVTCPPAYEPVTTFPVREADGLIWTRDDR, via the coding sequence ATGAACGGCTGGGTGCGTGTCGGTACACGTGGTGAGCTGCTTCCGGGCGAATTTCGCGTGGTCTGGGATGGCGATACGGCCATTGCCGTCTACAACATCGACGGCGACCTCTACGCCATCGAGGACGTCTGCACGCACGACGGCGGCGAACTGGCTGGCGGTCCGGTCGAGGGCTTCGAGGTGGAATGCGTGCGTCACGGCGCGCGTTTCGACCTGCGTACCGGCGCGGTAACCTGCCCGCCGGCCTACGAGCCGGTGACGACCTTTCCCGTGCGTGAAGCCGACGGACTCATCTGGACGCGCGACGACCGCTGA
- a CDS encoding LysR family transcriptional regulator, giving the protein MQSPSPRQLEVFVAIATTGSVRAASERLFLSQPAASMALAELERQIGFPLFARERGRLRLNDRGRDLLPLARELLERQAEFGRRARGTAAELSGEIGVGASNTIGNYLVGDLLGPFASAHPAVSLRLGVANTARIAQGVLDHDFDVGCVEGPVTHPSLEVRPWREDRLVVCARPGHPLTAKKRLRREDFAGQHWVLRERGSATRALSERALAALPEGRTVLELDQSEAIKQAVIAGLGIACVPEVAVGDAVQAGRIAVLPTPFLDLKRTLSVLLHRQRYRGPVLDAFLASV; this is encoded by the coding sequence ATGCAATCGCCCAGTCCCCGACAGCTCGAGGTCTTTGTCGCTATCGCGACCACCGGCAGCGTGCGAGCCGCGAGCGAACGGCTCTTCCTCAGTCAACCGGCCGCCAGCATGGCGCTGGCCGAACTCGAACGGCAGATCGGCTTTCCCCTGTTCGCCCGTGAGCGCGGACGCCTCCGGCTCAACGATCGCGGACGCGACCTGCTGCCTCTGGCGCGGGAGCTGCTGGAACGGCAGGCGGAATTCGGCCGGCGCGCGCGCGGCACCGCGGCGGAACTGAGTGGCGAGATCGGGGTGGGCGCCAGCAACACGATCGGCAATTACCTCGTCGGCGATCTGTTGGGGCCGTTCGCTTCGGCGCATCCCGCTGTCTCGCTGCGGCTGGGCGTGGCGAACACGGCGAGGATTGCGCAGGGCGTGCTCGATCACGACTTCGACGTGGGTTGCGTCGAGGGCCCCGTGACGCATCCTTCGCTGGAGGTGAGGCCCTGGCGCGAGGATAGGCTGGTGGTGTGCGCACGGCCGGGCCACCCGCTCACGGCCAAGAAACGTCTGCGGCGAGAGGACTTCGCCGGTCAGCACTGGGTCTTGCGCGAGCGCGGTTCGGCAACGCGCGCCCTGAGCGAGCGGGCGCTCGCGGCGTTGCCCGAAGGGCGCACGGTGCTCGAACTGGATCAGTCCGAAGCGATCAAGCAGGCGGTGATCGCAGGTCTGGGCATTGCCTGCGTGCCCGAAGTCGCCGTCGGCGACGCGGTGCAGGCAGGGCGAATCGCGGTGCTGCCGACGCCGTTCCTCGACCTCAAACGGACCCTTTCGGTACTTCTGCACCGGCAGCGCTATCGCGGTCCGGTACTGGACGCCTTCCTGGCAAGCGTCTGA
- a CDS encoding MipA/OmpV family protein, whose product MRLTRVSLVLPLLLLTITAARAADDSAPSYAFGAGVQRMPSWMGAKDQRNQAIPYVDIELPGVGELSTADGLTLDLIDGEHWHGGIYGNWLWGRTHNDLGTLGGKVASLSPRFQGGGYLEYAFDKRFSVGGHLAHDTDGAGAYAALYADYTLPNIWYIEHSLEVQVEGMNGPAMRRFFGVTPTEAAVLGTSSWRPGAGWQAAHIEYDAFVPTSQHTGFALSVSYGKLFGNASDSPLVRHFGSTRQVTETLAFVYHF is encoded by the coding sequence ATGCGTCTTACTCGCGTCTCCCTCGTTCTCCCGCTGCTGCTCTTGACGATCACCGCTGCGCGGGCGGCTGACGACAGTGCGCCAAGCTATGCCTTTGGCGCCGGTGTCCAGCGCATGCCGTCCTGGATGGGCGCCAAAGACCAGCGCAACCAGGCGATCCCGTACGTGGATATCGAGCTTCCCGGCGTCGGGGAGCTTTCCACCGCGGACGGGCTGACCCTCGATCTCATCGACGGGGAGCACTGGCACGGCGGAATCTATGGCAATTGGCTCTGGGGCCGCACACACAACGACCTCGGCACGCTGGGCGGCAAGGTGGCCTCGCTGTCGCCGCGCTTCCAGGGTGGCGGCTACCTCGAATATGCCTTCGACAAGCGCTTCAGCGTCGGCGGCCACCTGGCCCACGACACCGACGGCGCGGGCGCATACGCCGCGCTGTACGCCGATTACACGCTGCCGAACATCTGGTACATCGAGCATTCGCTTGAAGTGCAGGTGGAGGGCATGAACGGCCCGGCCATGCGCCGCTTTTTCGGCGTCACGCCCACCGAGGCCGCCGTGCTTGGCACCTCGTCATGGCGTCCGGGAGCCGGCTGGCAGGCAGCCCACATCGAATACGACGCCTTCGTGCCCACCTCGCAACACACGGGCTTCGCCCTTTCCGTCTCGTACGGAAAGCTGTTCGGCAATGCGTCGGACAGCCCGCTCGTGCGCCACTTCGGCTCGACGCGCCAGGTCACCGAGACGCTGGCGTTCGTCTACCACTTCTAG
- a CDS encoding CheR family methyltransferase has product MDVEDIEIQLFIQAMQLRHGHDFSGYAPASLKRRVLELVRMHATGTISELNRRVLHDEGFVSRVIEGLSVPVSEMFRDPFVFKTLRETILPVLASHPQINVWQAGCAQGQEVYSLAILLEEEGLYERTRIYATDFNDAALAAAGEGIYATRDARDWSRNYLEAGGKRSFSDYYSARYDFIKLDQRLRRNVTFFNHNLVTDVVFCEAHLILCRNVLIYFGNALQDRTLGLFRDSLVRGGFLCLGTRENIDFSPLAADFQEVDSAARIYRVGNQGTRPSVR; this is encoded by the coding sequence ATGGACGTCGAGGACATCGAGATCCAGCTCTTCATCCAGGCGATGCAGTTGCGCCACGGCCATGACTTCAGCGGCTACGCGCCAGCATCGTTAAAGCGACGCGTGCTGGAACTCGTGCGCATGCACGCCACCGGCACTATCAGTGAATTGAATCGACGCGTGCTGCACGACGAGGGTTTCGTCAGCAGGGTGATCGAAGGACTGTCCGTGCCCGTCTCGGAGATGTTCCGCGATCCGTTCGTGTTCAAGACCTTGCGCGAGACGATACTCCCCGTACTCGCCTCGCATCCGCAGATCAACGTCTGGCAGGCCGGTTGCGCGCAGGGGCAGGAAGTCTATTCGCTGGCGATCCTGCTCGAAGAGGAGGGACTCTACGAGCGCACGCGGATCTACGCCACCGACTTCAACGACGCCGCACTGGCGGCGGCCGGCGAAGGCATCTACGCCACGCGCGACGCACGCGACTGGTCGCGCAACTACCTCGAAGCCGGTGGCAAACGCTCCTTCAGCGATTACTACAGCGCCCGCTACGATTTCATCAAGCTCGACCAGCGGCTGCGGCGCAACGTCACCTTCTTCAACCACAACCTCGTCACCGACGTCGTGTTCTGCGAGGCGCATCTCATCCTTTGCCGCAATGTGCTGATCTACTTCGGCAATGCCTTGCAGGACCGAACACTCGGACTGTTTCGCGACAGTCTCGTCCGTGGCGGCTTCCTCTGCCTCGGAACGCGCGAGAACATCGACTTCTCGCCGCTGGCGGCCGATTTCCAGGAAGTGGACTCGGCGGCACGCATCTACCGTGTCGGTAATCAGGGCACACGGCCATCGGTGCGATGA
- a CDS encoding chemotaxis protein CheB: MSHHAAIVMGCSAGGLTALQRVLPRLDARLPVPIVICCHTGSPDVSLLVELLAHASSLPVVEAQERSMAAPGVVHVAPTGYHLLVEADLHFSLSVDPKVTYARPSIDVLFEAAADAWRETLIAALMTGANSDGANGLLAVRRAGGYAIVQDPDEAESDVMPRAGLAVAGADACLPLDEIATRLNALCLP; encoded by the coding sequence ATGAGCCACCATGCCGCGATCGTCATGGGATGCAGTGCCGGCGGCCTGACCGCCCTGCAGCGCGTGCTACCGCGCCTCGATGCACGCCTGCCGGTTCCCATCGTGATCTGTTGCCACACCGGATCGCCGGACGTGTCGTTACTGGTCGAATTGCTGGCACATGCATCGTCGCTTCCCGTCGTCGAAGCGCAGGAACGTTCGATGGCGGCGCCAGGCGTGGTTCACGTCGCGCCCACCGGCTACCATCTGCTGGTCGAAGCGGACCTGCACTTTTCTCTCAGCGTCGATCCGAAGGTCACCTATGCGCGACCATCGATCGACGTCTTGTTCGAAGCGGCCGCAGACGCATGGCGCGAGACGCTGATCGCCGCGTTGATGACCGGCGCGAATTCCGACGGCGCAAACGGGTTGCTCGCGGTTCGCCGAGCGGGCGGTTACGCGATCGTACAAGACCCGGACGAGGCGGAATCGGATGTCATGCCACGAGCGGGACTGGCGGTAGCGGGCGCGGACGCTTGCTTGCCACTCGATGAAATTGCCACGAGATTGAACGCACTGTGCCTGCCATGA
- a CDS encoding YeiH family protein yields MSAASLPVASPSRLPGILLAFAVAAVAYGLGRMLPLVGGAVFGIVLGIVVRQVVPLDARFQSGIRFASKQVLQWSIIALGFGLSITQVARTGLESLSVTLATVTAAGLAAWGLGRLLRVHDALKLLIGIGTAICGGSAIAAVVPILKPDEHDTAFAISTIFLFNLVAVLTFPALGHWMGLSDLGFGLWAGTAINDTSSVVAAGYAYSHAAGDYATIVKLTRATLIIPICLVIALVVAWKHKRSGATDFSLARIFPWFILWFLVASAIRTAGVIPAAALPVIHFVAECLIIVALTAIGLSADLRRMASTGPRPILLGLGVWAAVALTSLLVQHLIGRW; encoded by the coding sequence GTGTCCGCCGCTTCCCTCCCCGTTGCCTCGCCTTCCCGCCTTCCGGGCATCCTGCTTGCCTTTGCTGTCGCTGCCGTAGCCTACGGGCTCGGCCGCATGCTGCCGCTGGTCGGCGGCGCGGTCTTCGGCATCGTGCTCGGCATCGTGGTGCGCCAGGTCGTACCGCTCGATGCTCGCTTCCAGTCGGGCATTCGCTTCGCCTCCAAGCAGGTGCTGCAGTGGTCGATCATCGCGCTGGGGTTCGGCCTGAGCATCACGCAGGTGGCGCGCACGGGACTCGAGTCCCTCTCGGTCACGCTCGCTACGGTGACGGCCGCCGGCCTGGCGGCCTGGGGTCTGGGCCGACTGCTGCGTGTGCATGACGCACTGAAACTGCTGATTGGCATCGGCACGGCGATTTGCGGTGGCTCGGCCATCGCCGCTGTCGTACCCATCCTCAAGCCCGACGAGCACGACACGGCCTTCGCCATATCCACGATTTTCCTGTTCAACCTCGTGGCCGTGCTGACCTTTCCCGCGCTGGGGCACTGGATGGGCCTTTCCGATCTCGGCTTCGGCTTGTGGGCTGGCACGGCCATCAACGATACGTCCTCCGTGGTGGCTGCCGGCTACGCCTATAGCCACGCCGCGGGCGACTACGCCACGATCGTGAAACTCACCCGCGCCACGCTGATCATTCCCATCTGTCTCGTGATCGCGCTCGTCGTGGCGTGGAAGCACAAGCGCAGCGGCGCCACGGATTTCAGCCTGGCACGCATCTTTCCGTGGTTCATCCTGTGGTTTCTGGTGGCCTCGGCCATCCGCACAGCCGGCGTGATTCCTGCCGCGGCCTTGCCGGTGATCCACTTCGTTGCCGAGTGCCTGATCATCGTGGCGCTGACCGCCATCGGTCTGTCTGCCGACCTGCGCCGCATGGCATCCACCGGTCCGCGACCGATCCTGCTAGGGCTGGGCGTATGGGCTGCGGTGGCGCTTACCAGCCTGCTGGTACAGCACCTGATCGGGCGCTGGTGA